The following proteins come from a genomic window of Populus nigra chromosome 6, ddPopNigr1.1, whole genome shotgun sequence:
- the LOC133698008 gene encoding L-tryptophan--pyruvate aminotransferase 1-like, with protein sequence MGGLENGATNNQNSSPTTTKPTKTSLSPDSMINLDQGDPTLFEPFWRKMGDKCTLVIEGCDLMSYFSDISNICWFLQPQLGDAIKRLHRVVGNAVTEDRNIVVGTGSTQLLMAALYALSSPADRHPVSLVAAAPFYSGYKDQAEFLRSGLYKWEGDAHTFDKDGPYIEVVTSPNNPDGAIREAVVNRGEGKLVYDLAYYWPQYTPITQPLDHDIMLFTFSKCTGHAGSRIGWALVKDKEVARKMTEYMQISSIGVSKESQIRAAKILGVLGEGCRTADSENFFEYSHSILKERWERLRNVVKNSRVFSLPKYPRDYCNFTGKYMDSNPAFAWLHSKEDIDWESRLREHKIIARSGERFGASPKHVRISMFSPPEAFNLFLERLSAIIDNTNGNVVT encoded by the exons ATGGGCGGTTTAGAGAATGGAGCCACCAATAACCAAAACTCTTCTCCGACGACAACTAAGCCCACAAAGACAAGTCTCTCACCGGATTCCATGATCAATCTAGATCA GGGAGATCCAACGTTGTTCGAGCCATTCTGGAGGAAAATGGGAGACAAGTGCACGTTGGTGATTGAGGGGTGTGATTTGATGAGCTATTTCAGTGATATTAGCAACATTTGCTGGTTTTTGCAGCCACAACTTGGTGATGCCATAAAGCGACTGCATCGTGTTGTTGGAAATGCAGTAACAGAGGATCGCAACATCGTGGTTGGGACAGGTTCAACACAGCTCTTAATGGCTGCTCTGTATGCTCTCTCTTCTCCCGCTGATCGCCACCCCGTCAGTCTTGTAGCTGCTGCTCCGTTTTACTCG GGATATAAAGATCAGGCAGAATTCCTGCGTTCAGGACTCTATAAATGGGAGGGAGATGCGCACACCTTTGATAAGGATGGACCTTATATTGAGGTCGTAACCTCGCCGAATAATCCTGATGGTGCTATCCGAGAAGCTGTGGTGAACCGTGGGGAAGGGAAGCTTGTCTATGACCTTGCCTACTACTGGCCACAATACACGCCTATCACTCAACCCTTGGATCATGATATTATGCTGTTCACATTTTCCAAATGCACTGGACATGCTGGTTCCCGGATTGG CTGGGCACTTGTAAAGGATAAAGAGGTAGCTAGAAAGATGACTGAATACATGCAGATCAGTTCCATCGGTGTATCTAAAGAATCTCAGATTCGAGCTGCAAAGATTCTTGGAGTGCTTGGCGAAGGTTGTAGGACTGCTGATTCAGAGAACTTCTTTGAGTATAGCCATAGCATTCTGAAAGAAAGGTGGGAGAGATTGCGAAATGTTGTCAAGAACAGCAGAGTCTTCAGTCTGCCAAAGTACCCACGAGATTACTGCAACTTCACTGGAAAGTACATGGATTCAAATCCTG CTTTTGCATGGTTGCACAGCAAGGAGGATATAGACTGGGAGAGTCGTTTAAGAGAGCATAAGATAATAGCAAGAAGTGGGGAGCGGTTTGGGGCTAGTCCAAAGCATGTCAGAATAAGCATGTTTAGTCCACCAGAAGCCTTTAACCTTTTCTTGGAGAGGTTATCAGCAATCATCGACAATACCAACGGAAATGTAGTGACTTGA
- the LOC133698032 gene encoding uncharacterized protein LOC133698032, whose product MIRWWTSALQLTELFVSTVVHLLYGLYIFSTALAGDLSQVMNEWFFKANVNGDVKEEETKELLTTTATAATETSVDDLPPIVLVHGIFGFGKGKLGGLSYFAGAEEKDERVLVPDLGSLTSIYDRARELFYYLKGGQVDYGEEHSKAYGHSQFGRTYEQGHYPEWDEDHPIHFVGHSAGAQVVRVLQQMLADKAFNGYESTSNKWVLSITSLSGAFNGTTRTYLDGMQPEDWRNMKPICLLQFCRLGTIIYDWLDIPWLKAYYNFGFDHFNMSWKKIGIFGLIDCLLGNAGPFASGDWILPDLTIQGSMQLNCHLQTFPDTYYFSYATKRTRRIFGINVPSSIFGIHPLLFIRVLQMSQWHHPPDVSPPYKGYRDEDWQDNDGALNTISMTHPHIPVEHPSQFVGHDSECQPLQPGIWYYKIVEGDHILFILNRDRAGVQFDMIYDSIFERCRKHVFRKSQQTLTYEIQQ is encoded by the exons ATGATAAGGTGGTGGACATCTGCTCTGCAATTAACAGAGCTGTTTGTAAGCACGGTGGTGCATTTGCTATATGGGCTTTACATATTTAGCACAGCTTTGGCTGGTGATCTTTCACAGGTAATGAATGAATGGTTTTTCAAGGCTAATGTGAATGGTGATGTTAAAGAGGAGGAGACCAAAGAGTTAttaacaacaacagcaacagcagcaacagAAACCAGCGTTGATGACTTGCCTCCTATTGTGTTGGTTCATGGAATCTTTGGATTTGGCAAAGGG AAATTGGGAGGTTTATCGTACTTTGCAGGAGCAGAGGAGAAAGATGAGAGGGTCCTGGTGCCCGATTTGGGGTCTCTAACTAGCATATATGATCG GGCACGcgagttattttattatttgaaaggtGGGCAAGTTGATTATGGAGAAGAACACAGCAAGGCTTATGGACACTCGCAATTTGGACGGACTTATGAACAAG GGCATTATCCTGAATGGGATGAGGATCACCCTATTCACTTTGTTGGGCATTCTGCTGGAGCGCAGGTTGTTCGGGTGTTGCAGCAAATGCTTGCTGATAAG GCATTTAATGGGTATGAGAGCACTTCTAATAAATGGGTGTTAAGTATCACATCCCTCTCCGGAGCATTCAATGGGACTACAAGGACCTACTTAGATGGGATGCA GCCAGAAGATTGGAGAAACATGAAACCAATATGTCTGCTTCAGTTCTGTCGCTTAGGAACAATAATTTATGACTGGCTTGACATTCCTTGGCTGAAGGCTTACTACAATTTTGGATTTGATCACTTCAACATGTCCTGGAAAAAAATTGGGATTTTTGGTCTTATTGACTGCCTGTTGGGGAATGCAGGACCCTTTGCTTCTGGAGATTGGATACTTCCTGATCTTACAATTCAAGGGTCTATGCAACTAAACTGCCATCTACAAACCTTTCCTGATACATATTATTTCAGTTATGCTACCAAACGTACTAGGAGAATCTTCGGTATCAATGTTCCTTCAAGCATCTTTGGAATCCACCCATTGCTTTTTATAAGAGTGTTGCAGATGAGCCAGTGGCATCATCCTCCAGATGTCTCTCCCCCTTATAAAGGATACAG GGATGAGGATTGGCAGGACAATGATGGAGCACTCAACACCATATCTATGACCCACCCTCACATTCCAGTCGAACACCCAAGCCAATTTGTTGGACATGATTCAGAGTGTCAACCCTTACAACCTGGAATATG GTATTACAAGATTGTTGAAGGTGATCACATATTGTTCATTTTGAATAGGGATAGAGCAGGAGTTCAGTTTGATATGATATATGACAGTATTTTCGAGCGTTGTAGAAAACACGTCTTTAGGAAGAGTCAACAAACTTTAACATACGAAATCCAGCAATAG